A genomic segment from Octopus sinensis linkage group LG4, ASM634580v1, whole genome shotgun sequence encodes:
- the LOC115210687 gene encoding 60S ribosomal protein L18a, with translation MRARGQLNEYKIIGRELPTEKCPIPPLFQMRIFASEPCSAKSRFWYFASQLRKLKKSRGEIVCCHKIFERKPGTIKNYGIWLRYQSRSGIHNMYKEYRDLTAAGAVTQCYRDMGARHRARPSAIQIIRVETVPAKKCRRAYIKQFHNAKIRFPLPHRVERNLQNPKFTTRRPYTNF, from the exons ATGAGAGCCCGTGGTCAG TTGAACGAATATAAAATAATCGGGCGAGAATTACCGACAGAGAAATGTCCGATTCCACCCCTGTTTCAGATGAGAATATTTGCATCTGAACCATGCAGTGCTAAGTCAAGATTTTGGTATTTTGCCAGTCAACTTAGGAAATTAAAGAAGAGCAGAGGAGAAATTGTTTGTTGCCACAAG ATTTTTGAAAGAAAACCTGGGACCATAAAGAATTATGGCATCTGGCTTCGTTATCAATCTCGAAGTGGAATCCACAACATGTACAAAGAATACCGTGATCTCACTGCTGCTGGAGCTGTGACTCAGtgct ACCGTGATATGGGAGCTAGGCATCGTGCCAGGCCTTCAGCTATCCAAATCATTAGAGTGGAAACTGTGCCAGCCAAGAAATGCAGAAGAGCTTACATTAAGCAGTTCCAT AATGCCAAAATCCGCTTCCCATTGCCTCATCGCGTGGAAAGGAACTTACAAAATCCTAAATTCACTACTAGGAGACCATACACCAATTTCTAA